DNA from Thioclava sp. GXIMD2076:
GGGTTCCCATTCCGGTCACAGCATGGCTTAAGGCACGGAAAGGTAAGTGGGACATGACGGGTATGGCCAGTAGATTGACCGAAGACGAGCGCAAGACGCTCGAGATGAACGTTCTGATGACGCCGGATATGGCGAATTTCTCCGGCAAGGTGCATGGCGGGGCGCTGTTGGCCGAGCTGGACCGCGTGGCCTTCACGCTGGCCTCACGCTATTCGGGCTCTTATGCGGTCACGCTCTCGGTCGATCAGGTGACCTTCAAACAGCCGATCCTCGTGGGCGAGCTGGTGCGGTTCCAGGCCGCCGTGAACCATACCGGCCGCTCCTCGATGGAAATCGGGATCCGCGTCGAGGCCGAGAACATCACCGCAGGCCGCCGCCGCCACACCAATAGCTGCTATTTCACGATGGTGGCCGTGGACGAGATCGGCAAACCGGTCGAGGTGCCGAAGCTGGTGCCGCAGAACGAGGAAGAGCAGCACCGCTGGGATGCCGCAGAGCTGCGCAAGGAGCTGCGCAAGGAACATGGCAAGCGGATGGAAGAAGCCTCTGCCAAGGTCAAGTAAGCCACGGAACTGGAAAAGGCGCCCCGAGGGGCGCCTTTCGCGTT
Protein-coding regions in this window:
- a CDS encoding acyl-CoA thioesterase, with protein sequence MASRLTEDERKTLEMNVLMTPDMANFSGKVHGGALLAELDRVAFTLASRYSGSYAVTLSVDQVTFKQPILVGELVRFQAAVNHTGRSSMEIGIRVEAENITAGRRRHTNSCYFTMVAVDEIGKPVEVPKLVPQNEEEQHRWDAAELRKELRKEHGKRMEEASAKVK